gtcaaaattaagatcaagatttttcatgaaaaaatataaattaaatcatttaagaaTTCACGAGCATTACAACGGTTATTTAACagaaaacaataactttaatgctttcgatgtttatttttctgatacaATCGAAATTTAAATGCGCGATTCGAATTTCGAGTGTTGTAATAAAATTGTCAGGAAATTATctacattttcaaaacaaagtgaAAATACAATGGTTAGCAATACAGAACTGCGAAggaaaaaatcgaaaaataacttGGATTTAAGATAATTAGGTAGAAATAAAGCAAGCTAAAAAGCGCGTATTTAGATACGCGATTCGAACGCGCGAATCGTAATAAactggaaagaacagttgctaaagTTAACAAAtgtcacgtttcaacaaccaattaGAATCGAGATAcacacactacgtcacttggcAGGTATTCCATTACGTAAATCTGTACTTCTAAATGTTCAGCACCAGTGATAAAAACTATCGTATAGAAATctgaatcaaatttttctaactGGAAAATGGTTAATGTATACatcaatgaaagttttaaatgttgctTTTCATGCACTAAAATTGCATCATCAAATTAACCTTTTGCATTAAAACTTgcattaaattctattaaaaaaacattaatttcatatgaacactataaatttaacttcataAACATGCTACTTGAAATTAATTCACAAatagcaaagttttttttctccagaaatatCTTGTGAAATTGTTACAAGATCACATGTCAAATTGCATATAAACGTAATTCCTGTAGTAATTAGTAACTTAGTTACTGAACGTAATAGTAATCTGTACTAATAcccactttatttaattttagaacaaacTACAGTAGAATAGTCTCCTTTCTGTTTCAATCCAGAAGTTAGCTTGAGATTTTCTTCGTTTTAAGTTAGTTTTTCGGAATGGCAACAGCGTGATGGGCGATCGATATTAAACATAGTCTGCAATGCGTTTCACCCATGTCTTTCctcattgttttgaaaatgaataaacacTAATGTTGTGTTTTGATCTGTATTTCAAGCTATAGTTTATTGATAAAGgttcgtaaaatttttattaatttgcatgaTTTATACAAtacttaatagttattttttacgtaaatatcagagcaaatgcttaaaaaaaatatttaaaaatttcgcttTTTCGTTTGATTCAAAGAATTTGAAAGAACACTATACGCCAGGTTttgacaaaattgaaattttaaaaaaaaatttatcgtttGAAAACCACTGATTTTTCATATGAtttcttcaaaatgtttatgagaatttcttttaatacattttaagttaaactttatttaaaatttctggaaaatttactgaaattaaatcAACTTGATTCTTATAAGTGTTACACTccagtattttcttaaatttttttttttttttggggggggggggggtaaaacctttgaaaaattcttagttttttttcgatatatttttttcatttatttatttatttttgttgaaattattctattttatactttttcctcTTAGGATTCGCTAagtatttgtttactttttttcgaGTATTTTCGCATCTTGGTATTGATAATAACACACCATACGAGATCAGCTGTATTTGTATCGCGTATAACTTGAGAATAGCTTACATAAATATGCTTGTCAACTATAAACAAATTAGATAAAGATTAGAGAGAGAATtgtattagaattaatttatcagttaacatattaatatagttttaataaaaatcataagaaaaataattcttttctggGATTCGAtggaaaagtttaattaaatgcaattcGGAGTTGATCTCTCAGAAAAATTCGTGGTCGGACATTTAAACTACAGACAATTCACAGCTCTGATCAACCCTACGAAATCGTTCTCAAAGCTGAAAGACATATACTGACTAgttaatatttccattttatttattgcccttccggtgactttacgttattaaagtgatacttttttaaagtcccatcaaaattaatactaaCTTTTATCGATATCATTTGGCATGATACAGTTACACGAGGCCAActtgttaatttcaaaatctgttAATAAtgttatgtaataataataaaaagattatgtattaataatgataagaagaatatgcattaattataatgttaataatcaaaatttaccacaattgCGCAGATTTCTCCAGCACTAAAAAGTTCCAATTTCCATTATACCGGTtgcataaattatcaaaattaagcatcagtttatagctttttatttttttggtttcctctaaatgaattaatacattttctctattaatttctctttttaataacttttatttaaatgcaattatcatttatttttaattatttagttcatcagataaacaagtttttaaatccCAACTTTAAACAACATAAACACAGGGCTCCACATAAATTTTGGACTACTAATTCAGAGACGTAGCACCAATCCACATGGATATGCCATCCACGTTGATCACtgatcttttaaataaacaaacattacaGAACGCtcaataaaatcttaaacagAATCGTCTGCAGGTTTATTTATAGCAATGgctaatacgaaaaaaaaaatcatttttcagacAACTCACCCGGACAGACTACTTtattacaaccgtcgttgaacaaccgacctaattttgggtttacaactactgatATTAGactccgaagccttgtaattttgaacccaatccagaagacaagggaactcctggatctagtattgggagaaatttgccttcgtggagaactttttgatggaactaccccccatttgcgttacatagggAAGAcaacgaaaacttcccacggttagcctgacggcagggGGACTCTCatccatgatctgtctaccactgaggatattataCGTCAGCATTgaggtcggtgcaaaccgggtgcgggattcatatcaaccagccgTCCCctgaattcgaacccggttcacctcgttggaaggttaacgctctatcctctgacaCATCACGGCtcagtcaaattttatttaatttatattagtcATGAAATTATAGAAAAGTTATAAAGATTGGAGTGGGTTGTGCTAAGCAATCACGTGAATTGTGCTAACCCCTAAGCCATCACGGCTCGAACAgacttattgaatatttaagctattctTAGGGGATCTAAAGTCGCTCTTTGTAGTCTATGTCCAAATGTCAAGGCCCTCTCAAAACGATTCTAGAGTTATAGAGTATTCGACATATTGTTCCGACTCAGTTGTTAGGCGAAAATACtgagaaactaaaaagaaattttttttaaaaaatcaactttatcTTCAATTGAATCAATgagtttgaaatttgaaaaccggtcttataaaaaaactaattttacaggagagtaaaaaaaaatcactgaatagTTAAGTACAACTTGTTAGATGGaactttttaatactaaaatatggtccgttacaaaatattctattgCAATTGTGTCATAACATCACttagtattataatttaaaaaaataatttcaccttGGAGATGATCGGTTTTCGgacaaaacattaaaacaaatactaTACATTATTAACGAATACTCTACAAATCTTGtgcatttcttttataataaacaaaaggaAAGATGAAAGACTAAATATCGTTAGCAGTAATATCGGAtctcgattttaattttaggccAACAAATgtctcaaataattaattttgtgaatCAGCTTCTTGAAAATATATACTACCTTGATTTCATTCAACATGTTAAACTTTACACACCTCATCATAGTTgaccagacagcccaatgtgggccaatgccttctGCTGAAGATTACGACTTCCGATAATTCCTATTCTCaggaaatttaaagcaaatgaataagtcaaaatagttaaaaatcattaagttaGAAGTGAAATTATAATagacaattatttcaaatgtttttcctgtaaaaaatttcgatttaaaaatgtcaatcaTATATGAATCTTAAAAACCACCATGATTTCAAATTAACGAATGTTTAATGAACACTTTTAAGAGTagattatttactatttacgcagcatgaaaaaaaattaactatagcCATGCTTCTGCTCCGTGTTTATCCTTTATAAGTAACATTGTATCGAGAACAGCTCCATTTTGGTCGTCAGAAATTTGTTCCAAATATAAATGGGTATTGTTGATTATTTGCAATCTGGTATAGCCATAATCGGGAAACCTTGCGGCACTCCATTCCGCTGGTTCATCCATAAACGGATCCAAATCTTCTTGACAACCAGCAGAACCAGTCGTAATATGGATTGGCGCTTTGGGATTGGTATATGGGGAATCGTAACTTCCATTATACACTTTGAAGTCATACAATGGCCACGTCCTTTCGTAATGGTGCTCATGGGCCCAGAATTCCAAATCCAcaccatatttataaaatagatcTTCCAAACCATATGAATGGGAGATAGGCAATCCCTTGCGAATAACACCTTCCCGTTTCTTGCAATCATCTGTTGTTGATGGGGGCTCCTTCGTGCTGCAATACATAGGTCTGTGACCCACAGTGATGATCCATGGTCTTTGAGATCGATTTTCTGGTGAATTGGCTTTTTTAAGATCGTTTTCGAGCCAGTTGTACTGATGGACGATCTGAACCCAACCATAATTCAACCAGAAATAAAACTCAGTTGAAAAAGCGATTATGTGGGCTGGTCCAAGATTGAAACTATAATAATGATTGTTTATCTCACCCATTTGATTCATCATGCTGAAGCGATTCACGTAATTAGAAAAGTTATAAGCCTGTTCGTGATTGCCAGCACACACTTGATAGGGTAGATAAGCAGCGATCGTTTCTATTTGTCTCATAAATTCATCACCTATAAGAGCATCATCTGTGTGCAAATCGTACGCCATGTCTCCCACGTGCAACACTGCTTCGTACATCCCTTTCTGTACATCTTCTTGTATGCGAGGCAGCGATTGAGCGTTGTAGTTGCCCAAATCTCCATATACTACGAGCCTCGGACTCCAATCAGAACCTTCTTTCATTGCTGTGAACCAATAAACAGCACTCCACCCATCTATACTGCCACAGTGGTACACATAGTCAGTTCCAGGCACTAAATCCTCAAGTAGTACTCTATGGATGTACAGTACCCTAGCGCTTGATCCACCATCAACAAATTTAGTAGCAGTACCGAAGTTGACCTTATTTAGAGATTTTTGAACTGTTCCATACTCTACAGTAGATGTGTTGGTAGGATTAAAAGTAACCCACGTAACAATCATTTCATTCGGAGATTTTCCATACGATAAATGGATTTGTTCCGGTTGAGTATTCGAAACAGCTGACACGAATGCTGTTGATAAATAtgaacacaaaacaaaaattgggaaaagtagtttagttttaaaattcatgttgaCAGTTTTATTCGAAAGATGAAAGGAATAGTAAACAATAACTTATCttgtctttttataaaaatcaaatcttgataagaaaattatagGGTAAAGAGGATAAAGGTTAGTTAAAGAGATAACTGTCGAACATTTGCTGAGAAAGCTAATAATAGCGTGGTTTATCAGTTATCAATAATCGAGAAATAGAAGAATTCGAGTTGTAAAATTGTGATCCATTGTATTAAAGTGATAACTCGTCTTTAAGATGAACTTCatagaataaacaaataaaatataaattcagatTAATTTGTTTGAGTAAGAAACCAACTAGAGTaagagaatattttcttttataaatattcaaggGTTACCAAATTTACTCATTCGTTTCTATTCGATTAAATGTACAGTCTTCGGCCAACTTAatgtgatactatacagctcaTACatgtgatactatacagcattcggtgatactatacagcttaattgtttttacgtgactgaaactggtttgcacttgtttacgttcgtgtattgattggttaaattagacggtatataatataaattcgacgattggatgatatattatataaatagtgAACATTCATTATATCAGGTATAACAttagtatattgtaataattagaccaaattattgaATGGACTGtagtgtttaaataattacgTGCTTTGAgggagtttatatgcaatacttttatacttaaacatacatgtaatgggtttttattcatgagtttttttatatacttcctatttgtgttaatttttaacgtattgcattacaatgtaaCGTAATCAATTAATACGCGTACGTAAACAAGTGTAAACCAGTTTCAgtcgcataaaaacaataacactTTACAGTATCACCAGATAactaagattttacatagaatctcaTAGTGCGTCGTAATAATTTAGCTACGGACTGTATATTGATTGAATGTAATGTATGAATTGAATGTATCGAATATAGCATTGAACCATAATCAAGGTAAAACCTATAGGGAAACATATGTGAAACTGTCactttaatgaaatatacttGAGCACTAGCACCATCAAGCAAAGAATACTCCATTTTGACTATTTAAAAGACAATGTTAAAACGTAAACCCTAATGCTTTGGTCAcgcagtagactgatcgtaaagactcCGTTTCCAGCAGAAcaccgaagttaagcatcactggctgtggtcagtaagctgatgggtgatcactttgatcagcctgcgtagggattgagggtgcgcggtatcagtcctcgttaaactgttcagTAAAGTTCTCGACTTTGTGCGCTGGTCGACGGGCTATCAAAGCAGGGGAGTCATCCCTCCTGCAGAGGATCAAActtgtgatggcatgtttttggatcatcctcaaggatgtttcccagaccgtcgccaatagcccattgtgcagctctagtgtgacataaaaaaagcacctaCCTACCATAATGTTTGGGTCGGATTGGTTTTTGTTATGTGAAAGCGTTTCGTCAATTATATAATTGAAGGAATTGAGACAGTATAAACCTCATTTCCAAATTATTCAGGACAgtatatggataaaaaaaattttaaaaaatatcatgattttCATGTAGACAATAATACATATCGGTGCATAACAGTGTTTAGTAGGAATTCCAAAAACTTGTTTAGGTATATTGCCCTAAActctttacttaaaataataaaggtatataatgataagccacatttttaaatccaagaaaaggatttttattcaaaaacaccATAGTTTCCATAAAAGCAATACAAATTTTCAgtgtattgtgttttttttacgTGGAATGGAAAATTAGTCAAATTTTCCTTTTGTGATGtagataaatgtttttcaaacttaaagcaaaactataaatatatacagAAACTGTTTTAGCAGCGTGCGAAGAggttttccctttttcaaacaCAGACAAAGAGCAGTTTGTTACGTAAAAGAACCTGTTGAACCTCTTTCTTCGATTAGAACTGAGGTAAGCATAAATATTCAAACCTAAACATTTACCCTTACGCTTTGTGCATTTCTGGAAACTTCAAAcctatttggaaaaaatactGATGAACGGTTATAACTATAAgcagcattttttaattgttcagaaaagcatttttaaaaataatcactacGATTTTCGTGTAGACAATATAAGGTTTCTGTACACTTTCCTTTTatgatgtaaaacattttttttaaaaatgtgaaataccTATCTAGAAATAACTTTGAGGaacaatttgatataaaaaaaagtatcgtcTTTGGTGAAAAGTGTTGCTTGTTACCACATTTCTGGAAACTTTTTAcctatttggaaaaaatactGATGAACGGTTATAATTATAAGTGgccttttttatttgttcaggaacgcatttttaaaaataatcactacGATTTTCGTGTAGACAATATAAGGTTTCTGTAAACTTTCCTTTTatgatgtaaaacattttttagaagaaagtGAAATACCTATTTAGAAATAACATTGaggaaaaatttgatataaagaaaatatggtCTTTGGTGCAAAGTGTTGCTTGTAACTACATTATACTAATCACGTCAATTTATTTCCCTCACCTGTTTACTGTAgattatagaaagaaaatggCAATGCATGAGCAGCAGATGACCAAAGCTGAAAATTTGATGGCGGAAGCCGAAGCCAAACTCAACAGTAGTGGAGGTGCATGCTGTGGTGGAGGACGAACTACAGCTAAGGAAGAGGAAGCATGTGATTTATACGTGAAAGCCGCTAATGCTTTCAAGATGGCCAAGGAATGGCACAAAGCTGGCAACGCTTTTGCTGAAGCTGCATCCATTCAACAGAAAAATGAACGCCAAACGGAAGCGGGGAGGCATTACATCGAAGCTGCCAAATGTTACAAAAAGgtaccattttttattaattattagtgcGAAGCTTGTGGATGATGGAACTTACCAAGATTTTTTGCTGACAATTGTAAAAATCGTAAATATGTGTAGCTCAAATTTCGCGTGTTCGTCAGACTCAAAAGTAgccgataatttaaaaaaataaattatgcagaaATTATCCATAATTGAGAAATGAACGGTTAGCTGCATTTTGCTTAAGCTGCTTCTCAATTTATTCACACAAAGTTTTGAAAGTGCTTACAAAGTTTGTCAACAGGTGGCGTTTCTAGCAAGGAAAAAATATGCTCTGCTATATGTCTAAccaagaaaaactaaaaaaaaaattattcattcaaagtAACAACCACTAGCGGAATAGTCCGAATCCaaacggaaataaaattaaaggacTCATGGGAAAATATTACTTCTATACTCCGttgcaaattaagaaaagaccattgcgATATAGAATTTAAGTAAGCATCCGCGAATGCATctagttaagttttatttcgttttcaaattatacaaatatgcttccaaaacaatattaaagCTTTCAAAAACTCGTCAGtcagaaattttattcgaactatct
The nucleotide sequence above comes from Parasteatoda tepidariorum isolate YZ-2023 chromosome 6, CAS_Ptep_4.0, whole genome shotgun sequence. Encoded proteins:
- the LOC107442708 gene encoding acid phosphatase type 7-like, which gives rise to MNFKTKLLFPIFVLCSYLSTAFVSAVSNTQPEQIHLSYGKSPNEMIVTWVTFNPTNTSTVEYGTVQKSLNKVNFGTATKFVDGGSSARVLYIHRVLLEDLVPGTDYVYHCGSIDGWSAVYWFTAMKEGSDWSPRLVVYGDLGNYNAQSLPRIQEDVQKGMYEAVLHVGDMAYDLHTDDALIGDEFMRQIETIAAYLPYQVCAGNHEQAYNFSNYVNRFSMMNQMGEINNHYYSFNLGPAHIIAFSTEFYFWLNYGWVQIVHQYNWLENDLKKANSPENRSQRPWIITVGHRPMYCSTKEPPSTTDDCKKREGVIRKGLPISHSYGLEDLFYKYGVDLEFWAHEHHYERTWPLYDFKVYNGSYDSPYTNPKAPIHITTGSAGCQEDLDPFMDEPAEWSAARFPDYGYTRLQIINNTHLYLEQISDDQNGAVLDTMLLIKDKHGAEAWL